A genomic segment from Luteolibacter ambystomatis encodes:
- a CDS encoding autotransporter-associated beta strand repeat-containing protein: MHLFRTLAGALAGLPWLVASAEPVVSVHPYDHRHVYETGATGFTWYWGHLKAASNRDEALRWLFQDLNIDYIRNGFDEAETANDNSDPLSINWSKFDFPQRDTGNDWVYNRAKSLNPRLKTLTYAHSFPNWLRKSDGSPNLSAPNFHAEYAEWLFAQLVEKKAAGVPCDVLDLTNEPDYNNIGKDNVANILKYAVPLLRAWVNDPVRNPYGVEMPKIMAPSCLSASQSKDWITDWAANNADAWNQIDIVSTHQYSSGFEPSAYSAVNDVRGGRPFFQSEMHCGHSSVLNNSSQLPEDSVEDQLEAALVLGRLFSKSVNNGVSVYDYYMGNSPQGSPTSLVYSPYNGTATRRKVYFSFKQLSSMQTRGSNVVKTQITGGVSGYDAIAYHSWGEQKTWLTVTCSQNTSQDILLEVFDQTGNRIPIQRVKTYETSASKNAELVSDEVPATAVQQYRVALPNHCVRTFEISWQRPNRLVASDDWEDPAFMAGGTGWNGGWVRSGSPLPIARSYNKNMAPRFQGNGSSEASIRRTLASPLMGSGILRFKRDVDSLEDGDSAVAEVYDGAWHTVWTATSYSNGTDAIGDADSLDQINVSLAGFGPITQIRFKLLGDGAGDYFHLDDVEIIETSKATDLIWSGDGVNNLWAADATPNWLSGTTSSPFSNGKSVLFTSAGNNAPAIALSGTLTPSSVNVDADEDYTFSGGGAIGGTCTLDKRGSGKLILTSANTFTGGTAMRQGILQIHAGGALGTGPLATSSIDPELGLPTRVVLNSGVTLPNPVIVNATNPGTGQGVLGVTSGSAIFSGAVTITSDTGNGGHIRGPGSGGLLAFTGPLTMTDAASGIVIRDGLVRLSGGGSYAVLAVGAGTTSLGANNGMATGATLRLGGSGNATFDLNGWSQTLAGLERTANIATVTNTSATLSTLTLNSGATPQTFTGAIQGNLKLAIPGGSVVLSGTNAFSGGVNLTGGSLRIDGQLSNSGVTATNASSLGGTGTISGATTMSAGTSLSIGQSVTGTLRFGSSLTLTGASFKAEINSASHSSDLVIVNGAATLASGAALSLADLAATPAVLAAGTKFAIIDYTNGSLTGTFDGLPAGGTITAGPNSFFISYADTSNGLGGTGRYVTLTAFSSTAGYAGWAAGNGITGRAFNDDADGDGLANGLEWLLGGAPLSPDSGGRITATGSAAAGLTFSFDRDAAASGQATLALEWTTDLAAGWPHSVPIGTTSATTAEGVVVTITGDTVSVRIPAVLAPGGRIFARLRAVSP, translated from the coding sequence ATGCACTTATTCAGAACGCTCGCCGGTGCGTTGGCCGGCCTGCCCTGGCTTGTCGCCTCGGCTGAACCCGTCGTCTCCGTCCATCCCTATGACCACCGGCATGTCTATGAAACCGGCGCCACTGGTTTCACCTGGTACTGGGGACATCTGAAAGCCGCCAGCAATCGTGACGAAGCCTTGCGATGGCTGTTCCAGGATCTGAACATCGACTACATCCGCAATGGCTTCGATGAAGCGGAAACGGCGAACGACAACAGTGATCCGCTCTCGATCAACTGGAGCAAGTTCGATTTCCCCCAGCGGGATACGGGAAATGATTGGGTGTACAACCGGGCGAAATCGCTCAACCCGCGTCTCAAGACGTTGACCTACGCCCACTCGTTTCCGAACTGGTTGCGGAAGTCCGATGGCTCGCCGAACTTGTCCGCCCCCAACTTCCACGCGGAGTATGCGGAATGGTTGTTCGCCCAACTTGTGGAGAAGAAGGCCGCCGGTGTGCCGTGCGATGTGCTCGATCTCACCAACGAGCCTGACTACAACAATATCGGAAAGGACAACGTCGCCAACATCCTGAAATACGCCGTGCCGCTGCTGCGGGCGTGGGTGAACGATCCGGTGCGCAATCCATACGGAGTCGAGATGCCGAAGATCATGGCGCCGAGCTGCCTCTCCGCCTCCCAGTCGAAGGACTGGATCACGGACTGGGCGGCGAACAACGCCGACGCGTGGAACCAGATCGACATTGTTTCCACCCATCAGTACAGCAGTGGTTTCGAACCATCCGCCTATTCGGCGGTGAACGACGTCCGCGGTGGTCGTCCCTTTTTCCAGAGCGAGATGCACTGCGGCCACAGCAGTGTTCTCAACAATTCCTCCCAGCTTCCGGAGGATTCGGTGGAGGATCAACTGGAAGCGGCGCTTGTGCTCGGGCGGCTGTTTTCGAAGTCGGTGAACAACGGTGTCAGCGTCTATGACTACTACATGGGGAACTCGCCGCAGGGATCACCGACATCGCTCGTTTACAGCCCCTACAACGGGACGGCCACGCGAAGGAAGGTGTATTTTTCCTTCAAGCAGCTTTCCTCGATGCAGACGCGTGGATCGAATGTGGTGAAGACCCAGATCACCGGTGGTGTCAGTGGCTATGACGCCATCGCCTACCACAGTTGGGGCGAGCAGAAGACGTGGCTCACCGTGACCTGCTCGCAGAACACCAGCCAGGATATCCTGCTCGAGGTGTTCGACCAAACCGGTAACCGCATTCCGATCCAGCGGGTGAAGACTTATGAAACGAGCGCGTCGAAGAACGCCGAGCTGGTTTCCGACGAGGTGCCGGCCACGGCGGTGCAACAGTACCGTGTGGCGCTTCCGAACCATTGCGTACGGACTTTCGAGATCTCCTGGCAGCGGCCAAACCGGCTCGTGGCTTCGGACGATTGGGAGGACCCCGCGTTCATGGCCGGTGGAACGGGGTGGAACGGTGGATGGGTGCGAAGCGGTTCGCCGCTGCCGATCGCACGCAGCTACAACAAGAATATGGCCCCGCGGTTCCAAGGGAACGGCAGCAGCGAGGCCAGCATCCGCCGCACCCTGGCGTCTCCGCTGATGGGCTCCGGCATCCTGCGGTTCAAGCGTGACGTGGACAGCCTGGAGGATGGGGACTCCGCCGTCGCGGAAGTCTATGATGGTGCCTGGCATACCGTCTGGACGGCGACGAGCTACAGCAATGGCACCGATGCCATCGGCGATGCGGACAGCCTGGATCAGATCAACGTGAGCCTGGCGGGATTCGGCCCCATCACCCAGATCCGGTTCAAGCTGCTGGGAGATGGTGCGGGCGATTACTTCCACCTCGATGACGTGGAGATCATCGAGACCTCGAAGGCCACGGACCTGATTTGGAGTGGAGACGGTGTCAACAACCTGTGGGCTGCCGATGCCACGCCCAACTGGCTTTCCGGCACCACGAGCTCGCCCTTCAGCAACGGCAAGTCGGTGCTGTTCACAAGCGCCGGAAACAATGCTCCGGCCATTGCGTTGAGCGGCACGCTCACGCCATCATCCGTCAATGTCGATGCGGATGAGGACTATACCTTCAGTGGTGGCGGGGCGATCGGCGGGACCTGCACGCTGGACAAGCGTGGTTCTGGAAAGCTCATCCTGACTTCCGCCAACACCTTCACCGGTGGTACCGCCATGCGGCAGGGCATACTCCAGATCCATGCGGGGGGAGCGCTCGGCACGGGTCCGCTTGCCACCAGTTCGATTGATCCGGAGTTGGGCCTGCCCACCCGCGTGGTCCTGAATTCCGGAGTGACCCTGCCGAATCCGGTGATCGTGAACGCGACCAACCCGGGAACCGGCCAGGGCGTGCTGGGGGTCACCAGCGGCAGCGCGATTTTTTCCGGTGCCGTCACGATCACGAGCGACACGGGCAATGGCGGACACATCCGCGGACCCGGCTCGGGGGGACTGCTTGCCTTCACCGGCCCGCTGACGATGACCGATGCCGCATCCGGCATCGTGATCCGTGATGGTCTTGTCCGCCTCTCCGGCGGAGGCAGCTACGCGGTGCTGGCGGTGGGCGCCGGCACCACCAGTCTCGGTGCGAACAATGGCATGGCCACCGGTGCCACGCTGCGCCTCGGTGGTTCCGGCAATGCGACCTTCGATCTGAACGGATGGAGCCAGACACTCGCCGGACTGGAGCGGACAGCCAATATCGCCACCGTCACCAACACCTCCGCCACGCTGTCCACGCTGACGTTGAACTCCGGTGCGACTCCGCAGACCTTCACCGGAGCGATCCAAGGCAATCTCAAGCTCGCCATCCCCGGAGGCTCGGTGGTGCTGTCCGGAACGAATGCCTTCAGCGGTGGAGTGAACCTGACGGGGGGCAGCCTGCGGATCGATGGACAGCTTTCCAACAGCGGTGTCACCGCCACCAATGCCAGCTCGCTGGGTGGTACGGGCACCATCTCCGGAGCGACCACGATGTCCGCCGGGACTTCGCTGTCGATTGGTCAATCGGTGACCGGCACGCTTCGGTTCGGCAGCTCGCTCACGCTCACCGGAGCGTCCTTCAAGGCGGAGATCAACAGTGCCAGCCACTCCTCCGATCTCGTGATTGTGAATGGCGCGGCGACGCTTGCTTCCGGCGCGGCGCTTTCGCTCGCCGATCTCGCTGCCACACCCGCGGTCCTCGCGGCCGGCACGAAGTTCGCGATCATCGACTACACGAACGGTTCGCTCACCGGCACCTTCGACGGGCTGCCCGCGGGAGGAACGATCACCGCGGGACCTAACAGCTTTTTCATCAGCTATGCGGATACCTCCAACGGCCTTGGTGGCACCGGCCGGTATGTCACGCTCACGGCGTTCTCATCGACCGCAGGGTATGCCGGATGGGCTGCGGGGAACGGGATCACCGGGCGTGCCTTCAATGACGATGCGGATGGAGATGGTCTTGCCAATGGTCTTGAATGGTTGCTCGGCGGTGCGCCCTTGTCGCCGGACTCGGGTGGGCGCATCACCGCCACCGGTTCCGCTGCGGCGGGGTTGACGTTCTCGTTCGATCGCGATGCCGCGGCCAGTGGTCAGGCGACGCTGGCTCTGGAATGGACCACCGACCTTGCCGCGGGCTGGCCGCACAGTGTCCCCATCGGCACGACCTCCGCAACGACCGCGGAGGGTGTCGTGGTGACGATCACGGGAGATACCGTCAGCGTCCGCATCCCCGCCGTGCTGGCCCCGGGGGGCAGGATCTTCGCGCGGCTTCGTGCCGTCTCACCCTAG
- a CDS encoding PEP-CTERM sorting domain-containing protein → MKSILLSLSGMLLFSSQMHAAVIVKYVPTGSAGSSVVNATTVDPQVTASAIGDIGTGGTQLLSGAAGPIRTTNGSWTFGADGWLFANASGDGTNGTASSTADYFSFSLSTPGAETLSLTSFTFDYGVGTNTTGQSGNFHYAVFASVNGGAYAQIGSTFSTGNLSLTQNVTNVIGNRSVDLSSITGADSVAFRVWVGSTNASASTGSIFQNIIVNGSVVPEPSAVMLGGLGVLVLMRRRRAA, encoded by the coding sequence ATGAAATCCATTCTTCTCTCCCTCTCCGGCATGCTGCTGTTCTCCTCGCAGATGCATGCCGCGGTCATCGTCAAGTACGTGCCCACCGGTTCAGCGGGCTCCAGCGTGGTGAACGCCACCACCGTCGATCCCCAGGTCACAGCCAGTGCCATCGGGGACATCGGCACCGGTGGCACGCAGCTTCTTTCCGGAGCCGCGGGTCCGATCCGCACCACCAATGGTTCGTGGACCTTTGGAGCCGATGGCTGGTTGTTCGCGAATGCCTCGGGAGATGGCACCAACGGCACGGCTTCCTCCACCGCGGATTACTTCAGCTTCTCATTGTCCACGCCGGGAGCAGAGACATTGTCGCTGACCAGCTTCACCTTCGACTACGGGGTGGGGACGAATACCACGGGGCAGAGCGGAAATTTCCACTACGCTGTTTTCGCCAGCGTGAATGGCGGTGCCTATGCGCAGATCGGATCCACCTTCAGCACGGGCAATCTCAGCCTCACGCAGAATGTGACGAATGTGATCGGAAACCGTTCGGTGGATCTTTCGTCCATCACCGGGGCGGACAGCGTGGCATTCCGCGTGTGGGTAGGCAGCACCAATGCGAGCGCTTCCACCGGCTCGATCTTCCAGAACATCATCGTGAACGGCAGCGTGGTTCCCGAGCCGTCCGCCGTCATGCTCGGTGGCCTTGGGGTACTTGTGCTGATGCGCCGCCGCCGGGCCGCATGA